Proteins from a single region of Kluyveromyces lactis strain NRRL Y-1140 chromosome A complete sequence:
- the MSS4 gene encoding 1-phosphatidylinositol-4-phosphate 5-kinase (similar to uniprot|Q750P3 Ashbya gossypii AGL096W AGL096Wp and weakly similar to YDR208W uniprot|P38994 Saccharomyces cerevisiae YDR208W MSS4 Phosphatidylinositol-4-phosphate 5-kinase involved in actin cytoskeleton organization and cell morphogenesis multicopy suppressor of stt4 mutation) yields the protein MTAVHMVQDPGPPTVPHLSDDKNETAAYIIETTIGKGQDQPLIPKRLSNVSVVDDGDISPKHLPSTSSPIKRTDSAVANHTTAVPTTLDTNGGTKSDSNVLLHSRHRMSSKSLPMQRRRSTRDSIRQGPYHPGKHARIIPMDSNSSSASSSSSSLRSLEHRRTQSTSSQRSVPNSTHNITTSSKAANQRMARSSTDLHSHSRSSARFNPDLPNKALTRSLASLDLQHYEGPENNINGNNTSDTTHHGTSKQLNNDGALKRSESAALEIQKMRQSLLQKREMRRKQKKFLDDDRVLVGNKVTEGHVNFIIAYNMLTGIRVAVSRCSGIMKPLTDKDFKLTKKLAFDYHGNELTPSSQYAFKFKDYCPEVFRELRALFGLDPADYLMSLTSKYILSELNSPGKSGSFFYFSRDYKYIIKTIHHSEHKHLRKILKRYYEHVKQNPDTLISQFYGLHRIKMPYSFRSKIKYRKIYFLVMNNLFPPHLQIHKTFDLKGSTWGRYTKCEKTEDPQHSPVFKDLNWLEMNEKINFGPLKSKKFLQQLQQDVLLLSELNIMDYSLLLGIHNIETGNDLIEEGNKNDLVDPLEDSNAMPNLLPSQSSRRTIHQHKSHHHRRHTHHSVNPPINNTQVVKHFFQQDEGGIRASDQFNNDLNQIYFVGIIDCLTNYSMLKRMETLWRSMNHDLKVVSAVPPKVYGDRFYHFIENSVNKHYDENQQQPGYHD from the coding sequence ATGACTGCCGTGCATATGGTCCAAGACCCTGGTCCTCCGACTGTCCCACACCTATCAGACGATAAGAATGAGACTGCAGCTTATATTATAGAGACTACAATTGGGAAGGGTCAAGATCAACCGCTAATCCCTAAACGGCTCTCGAATGTATCAGTTGTAGACGACGGTGATATTAGTCCCAAGCACTTGCCCTCTACATCATCTCCCATAAAGAGAACAGATTCCGCAGTTGCAAACCACACGACAGCAGTACCGACAACACTGGACACTAACGGAGGCACGAAATCGGATAGCAATGTTCTGTTGCATAGTAGACACCGAATGTCCTCGAAATCGTTACCGATGCAAAGGAGAAGATCTACGAGAGACAGTATACGACAGGGCCCCTATCATCCTGGAAAACATGCAAGAATTATACCAATGGATTCTAATTCTTCGTCAGCAAgttcatcttcgtcttcctTGCGTTCACTGGAACACCGCCGTACACAATCCACATCTTCTCAACGATCTGTACCCAACAGCACTCATAATATCACTACCAGCTCGAAAGCAGCCAATCAACGCATGGCAAGATCGTCAACAGATTTGCATTCACATTCTAGAAGCAGTGCTAGATTCAATCCTGATTTACCCAATAAGGCGCTGACACGCTCCCTCGCTTCATTAGACTTACAACATTACGAAGGACCGGAAAATAATATCAATGGCAATAATACTAGCGACACCACTCATCATGGAACCAGTAAACAACTGAACAATGACGGGGCTCTTAAGAGATCAGAATCAGCCGCGCTGGAAATACAAAAGATGAGACAGTCCCTTTTGCAGAAGCGTGAGATGAGACGTAAGCAAAAAAAGTTCCTAGATGATGATAGAGTGTTGGTTGGCAATAAAGTAACTGAAGGTCAtgtcaatttcatcattgcATACAATATGTTAACTGGAATAAGAGTTGCTGTTTCAAGATGTTCCGGGATCATGAAACCATTAACTGATAAAGATTTTAAGTTGACTAAAAAATTAGCATTTGATTATCATGGAAATGAACTGACACCAAGTTCTCAATATGCGTTTAAGTTCAAAGATTACTGCCCTGAGGTGTTCAGAGAGTTACGTGCCCTTTTCGGATTGGATCCTGCAGACTATTTGATGTCCCTAACATCGAAGTATATTTTGAGTGAATTGAACTCGCCTGGGAAATCCGgatctttcttttatttctcaAGAGATTACAAGTATATCATCAAAACAATACATCATTCGGAACACAAACATCTACgaaaaattttgaaaaggtATTACGAGCACGTTAAACAAAATCCTGATACATTAATTTCCCAATTTTATGGGTTACACAGGATAAAGATGCCATATTCGTTTAGAAGCAAGATCAAATATAGAAAGATTTATTTTCTTGTCATGAACAACTTATTCCCACCGCATTTACAAATTCATAAAACATTTGACTTGAAGGGGTCTACTTGGGGACGCTATACCAAATGTGAAAAGACAGAGGACCCACAACATTCCCctgttttcaaagatctAAATTGGTTAGAGatgaatgaaaagatcaactttGGCCCATTGAAATCTAAAAAGTTTTTACAACAGTTACAGCAAGACGTGCTTCTATTGTCTGAACTTAACATTATGGACTATTCATTACTTTTGGGAATCCACAATATCGAGACAGGcaatgatttgattgaagaGGGGAACAAGAACGACCTCGTTGATCCTCTAGAAGACTCAAATGCGATGCCAAATCTACTTCCAAGTCAAAGTTCTAGGAGAACTATTCATCAACATAAGAGCCATCATCATCGACGTCATACTCATCACTCAGTGAATCCACCTATCAACAACACACAGGTAGTGAAGcatttcttccaacaaGACGAAGGCGGTATTAGAGCCTCAGATCAATTCAACAATGACTTAAACCAAATATATTTCGTAGGAATTATTGATTGTTTGACGAACTACTCGATGCTCAAGAGAATGGAAACACTTTGGAGAAGTATGAATCACGATTTGAAAGTGGTAAGTGCTGTTCCACCCAAAGTTTACGGCGACAGATTTTAccatttcattgaaaattcaGTTAATAAACATTACGACgaaaatcaacaacagccaGGATATCACGACTGA
- a CDS encoding uncharacterized protein (some similarities with uniprot|Q04433 Saccharomyces cerevisiae YDR534C FIT1 Mannoprotein that is incorporated into the cell wall via a glycosylphosphatidylinositol (GPI) anchor, involved in the retention of siderophore- iron in the cell wall): protein MKFSTVAATALAASSSALAAQTVITATNDGVVYTKTIDLAETDATLAPGEYLTSIVVTRGDTVYTKVITESSAAATEETTAAAEETTAAAETTSAAAETTTAAPAEETSSAQESETITLTLSKNGHWFTKTVTQAVGYVWTGEDTANWTGTPSWLSNITTSTSAAETTEAASSTAEVATYTGAAALASVGTGLLGVAVAGLLI, encoded by the coding sequence ATGAAGTTCTCTACCGTCGCTGCTACTGCCTTGGCTGCTTCTTCCTCCGCCTTGGCTGCTCAAACTGTCATCACCGCTACCAACGATGGTGTCGTTTACACCAAGACCATTGATTTGGCCGAGACAGATGCCACTTTGGCCCCAGGTGAATACTTGACCTCCATTGTTGTTACCAGAGGTGACACTGTCTACACCAAGGTTATCACTGAATCTTCTGCTGCTGCCACTGAAGAAACCACCgctgctgctgaagaaaccactgctgctgctgaaaCCACTTCTGCCGCTGCTGAAACCACCACTGCTGCCCCAGCTGAAGAAACCTCTTCCGCTCAAGAATCTGAAACCATCACCTTGACTTTGTCTAAGAACGGTCACTGGTTCACCAAGACTGTCACCCAAGCAGTCGGTTACGTCTGGACCGGTGAAGACACCGCTAACTGGACTGGTACCCCATCTTGGTTGTCTAACATAACCACCTCTACTTCCGCTGCTGAAACCACTGAAGCTGCTTCTTCCACTGCTGAAGTTGCCACTTACACTGGTGCTGCTGCTCTAGCTTCCGTCGGTACCGGTTTGTTGGGTGTCGCTGTCGCTGGTTTGTTGATCTAA
- a CDS encoding uncharacterized protein (some similarities with uniprot|Q04433 Saccharomyces cerevisiae YDR534C FIT1 Mannoprotein that is incorporated into the cell wall via a glycosylphosphatidylinositol (GPI) anchor, involved in the retention of siderophore- iron in the cell wall) — protein MKFSTVAATALAASSSALAAQTVITATNDGVVYTKTIDLAETDATLAPGEYLTSIVVTRGDTVYTKVITESSAAATEETTAAAEETTAAAETTAAAAEEEASTTEYETVTLTLSKNGHWFTKTVTQAVGFVWTGEATTYTGVAPWATSSAADEEITSSGFSNSTEVTETVTDKTKTTATITSCEDDICQKTTEEEASSSTVITTVIEGVTVVTTVPCTTTSTVECTEEQCQKTSTNAPVNPTTVVPTTEAPGKTSSGIVTVSSSSAETAQPSVTVSTYTGAAAMASVGTGLFAAAVGAMLL, from the coding sequence ATGAAGTTCTCTACCGTCGCTGCTACTGCCTTGGCTGCTTCTTCCTCCGCCTTGGCTGCTCAAACTGTCATCACCGCTACCAACGATGGTGTCGTTTACACCAAGACCATTGATTTGGCCGAGACAGATGCCACTTTGGCCCCAGGTGAATACTTGACCTCCATTGTTGTTACCAGAGGTGACACTGTCTACACCAAGGTTATCACTGAATCTTCTGCTGCTGCCACTGAAGAAACCACCgctgctgctgaagaaaccactgctgctgctgaaaCCACTGCTGCCGCTGCTGAAGAGGAAGCTTCCACCACTGAATACGAAACCGTCACTTTGACTTTGTCTAAGAACGGTCACTGGTTCACCAAGACCGTCACCCAAGCAGTCGGTTTCGTCTGGACTGGTGAAGCTACCACCTACACTGGTGTTGCTCCATGGGCTACTTCTTCTGCTGCTGACGAAGAAATCACCTCTTCTGGCTTCAGCAACAGTACTGAAGTCACTGAAACTGTCACTGACAAGACTAAAACCACCGCTACTATCACTTCCTGTGAAGATGACATCTGTCAGAAGACCaccgaagaagaagcttcttcatctacCGTTATCACCACCGTCATCGAAGGTGTTACCGTTGTAACCACCGTCCCATGCACCACCACTTCTACCGTCGAATGTACCGAAGAACAATGCCAAAAGACTTCTACCAACGCTCCAGTTAACCCAACCACTGTAGTTCCAACTACTGAAGCTCCAGGTAAGACCTCTTCCGGTATTGTCactgtttcttcttcttccgcTGAAACTGCTCAACCATCCGTTACTGTCTCCACCTACACTGGTGCTGCTGCTATGGCTTCTGTCGGTACCGGTTTGTTCGCTGCTGCCGTCGGTGCTATGTTGTTATAA
- a CDS encoding uncharacterized protein (similar to uniprot|Q08906 Saccharomyces cerevisiae YOR382W FIT2 Mannoprotein) — translation MKFSNTAFFAATVSVVAAEAATTVSTIKTIVATNGDHVYTKVVTDSAAPVYTESTTVTTTITNNGASYVKTLTIAPQTTIGSSTTSKITITNSDNGATYTKTNVVAISSSSDDDDETSSSSSSSSSSSSTSSESSTSDDAAGMLPINVGGALIAGAVACLL, via the coding sequence ATGAAGTTCTCCAACACCGCTTTCTTTGCTGCTACTGTTTCCGTTGTTGCTGCTGAAGCAGCAACTACCGTTTCCACCATTAAAACTATTGTTGCCACTAACGGTGATCACGTGTACACCAAAGTCGTCACTGACTCTGCTGCTCCAGTGTACACTGAATCTACCACCGTGACCACTACCATCACCAACAATGGTGCCTCATACGTCAAGACCCTCACCATAGCACCACAAACCACTATTGGTAGTTCCACTACATCGAAAATCACCATTACCAACTCTGATAACGGTGCCACTTACACCAAGACTAACGTCGTTGCTATCAGCTCTTCTTCcgacgatgacgatgaaacctcctcttcatcttcatcttcctcctcttcatcctctACTTCTTCTGAATCATCTACCTCTGACGATGCAGCTGGTATGCTACCTATCAACGTCGGTGGTGCTTTGATCGCCGGTGCTGTCGCCTGCTTGTTATAA
- a CDS encoding SUR7/PalI family protein (weakly similar to uniprot|Q04734 Saccharomyces cerevisiae YMR063W): MSHFKIVFLTSLSLALVFELFNTISVPITSHLFISEYNGYKFGVFGWCKVDGSICSPIRMGYSLDDILLFNDNEYLHLPNHAKYALSKLLLVHVLSFVCVLVFWLFAILICIKWLNTSKSVLLFAVGWSMVTFMVSLLGFLIDVLMFASHVTWSSWLMLVSAFFVALSGILLCLMIRDLSYRRFVKLQGEVDVCVPMTEPRDPDELNEIWKKKTSKREIL; encoded by the coding sequence ATGTCGCATTTCAAAATAGTCTTTTTGACTTCTCTCTCGCTTGCGTTGGTGtttgaattgttcaacaCTATATCAGTACCGATAACATCACATTTGTTCATTTCGGAGTATAATGGATACAAATTCGGTGTATTTGGGTGGTGTAAAGTGGACGGATCCATTTGCTCCCCAATACGTATGGGATATTCATTGGATGATATCCTTCTCttcaatgataatgaaTACCTTCATCTACCAAACCATGCTAAGTACGCTCTTTCGAAGTTATTGCTGGTTCATGTATTGTCTTTTGTATGCGTACTGGTGTTTTGGTTATTTGCCATTCTAATATGTATTAAATGGTTAAACACTTCAAAGAGTGTGTTACTTTTCGCCGTGGGCTGGTCCATGGTCACTTTCATGGTTTCCCTCTTGGGATTCCTTATTGACGTTTTAATGTTTGCATCCCACGTCACGTGGTCAAGTTGGTTGATGTTAGTTAGCGCATTCTTCGTGGCCTTAAGTGGCATTTTACTTTGCCTGATGATTAGAGATTTATCTTACAGAAGGTTCGTCAAGCTGCAAGGAGAAGTGGACGTTTGCGTCCCGATGACAGAGCCACGAGATCCGGATGAATTAAAcgaaatttggaaaaagaaaacttcGAAGAGAGAGATCCTCTGA
- the COQ11 gene encoding ubiquinone biosynthesis protein COQ11 (similar to uniprot|Q05892 Saccharomyces cerevisiae YLR290C) has protein sequence MMRRIALSKRVLCIPEAIDMSRKLIVLGGTGFLGKRICEAAVGANFQVVSLSRSGKATSSEPWANEVEWRSCDIFNPDTYAPVLRNATDVVHSLGILLENENYKKQINGSFWSVPKLSFGGFGKNPLAPKKPERSRFTYDMMNRYSATLLADTYMKVNGGQAQTFSYISADRGFPSIPSGYIDSKRQAEEHISQYGKQIRSIILRPGFMFDERNSESDGRTQIRNFLQMLNCGNEMVLRQKIPFVNDLVRPLISTQQVAHSLILALQDPNCEGVLTLDEMLKM, from the coding sequence ATGATGAGACGCATTGCTTTATCAAAAAGGGTCCTTTGTATACCGGAAGCCATTGATATGAGTCGCAAATTGATAGTACTTGGTGGTACTGGATTCTTGGGGAAACGTATCTGTGAAGCTGCTGTTGGAGCAAATTTCCAAGTAGTTTCACTATCGAGGTCGGGAAAGGCTACTTCATCTGAACCATGGGCAAATGAAGTTGAATGGAGATCTTGTGATATTTTTAATCCTGACACATATGCACCAGTACTTCGTAATGCCACTGATGTAGTTCACAGTCTAGGAATACTTTTGGAGAATGAGAATtacaagaaacaaatcaatGGTTCGTTTTGGTCGGTACCGAAGTTATCGTTCGGAGGGTTTGGTAAGAACCCATTGGCACCAAAAAAACCTGAGAGATCGAGATTTACATACGACATGATGAACCGTTATAGTGCCACCTTACTTGCAGACACTTATATGAAGGTGAACGGTGGTCAAGCTCAGACTTTCAGTTACATTTCGGCTGACAGAGGATTCCCATCAATTCCAAGTGGATACATTGATTCTAAGAGACAGGCCGAAGAACACATTTCCCAATACGGGAAACAGATAAGGTCCATCATTTTAAGACCTGGGTTTATGTTTGACGAAAGAAACTCTGAATCGGATGGAAGAACGCAGATTCGTAATTTCTTGCAAATGTTGAACTGCGGTAATGAAATGGTACTTAGACAAAAGATACCGTTTGTCAACGACCTTGTGCGACCATTAATCTCTACACAGCAAGTAGCACACTCGTTAATATTAGCATTACAGGATCCCAACTGTGAAGGGGTATTGACCTTGGACGAAATGCTCAAGATGTAA
- a CDS encoding translation initiation factor eIF-2B subunit (highly similar to uniprot|Q74ZF9 Ashbya gossypii AGR292C AGR292Cp and similar to YLR291C uniprot|P32502 Saccharomyces cerevisiae YLR291C GCD7 Beta subunit of the translation initiation factor eIF2B the guanine-nucleotide exchange factor for eIF2 activity subsequently regulated by phosphorylated eIF2 first identified as a negative regulator of GCN4 expression) produces the protein MSDINVVIDSFVDRLKRKQVVESYQAGLETLQILMRYVSAIRWTSTEDLILQIKKFGYSLEKAQPYEYTCGNVVRRVLSMIRDETEEEQTSAEPMISSMFNLLQKPMTDTKTKKVQDNKLDVRQTIVQSIRDLIDEIKNIDEGIQQIAIELIHDREILLTPTPDSKTVLRFLLKAREGNNRNFTVLVTEGFPNNATVAHEFAKKLSEHDIETIVIPDSAVFALMSRVGKVIIGAKTVFTNGGTISSTAGVSSVCECAREFRTPVFAVAGLYKLSPLYPFDVEKMVEIGGSQNVLPTTENDRVGTVALETINPIADYIPPENIDIYITNIGGFAPSFIYRVVWDNYKQEDVNLGEKI, from the coding sequence ATGTCTGATATCAATGTGGTAATCGACTCCTTCGTCGATAGattgaagagaaaacaaGTGGTAGAATCCTATCAAGCAGGATTAGAAACATTACAAATCTTGATGAGATATGTTTCAGCTATCAGATGGACTTCGACtgaagatttgatattACAGATTAAGAAATTTGGATACAGCTTAGAAAAAGCTCAGCCGTACGAATATACATGTGGAAATGTTGTAAGACGTGTATTATCTATGATCAGAGACGagacagaagaagaacagaCTAGTGCTGAACCGATGATATCTTCAATGTTCAATTTATTACAGAAGCCTATGACTGATACGAAGACAAAAAAGGTACAGGATAACAAACTAGACGTAAGGCAAACCATTGTTCAGTCAATTCGTGATCTTAtagatgaaattaaaaatatCGATGAAGGTATTCAACAAATAgctattgaattgattcaTGATCGTGAAATCCTACTTACCCCTACTCCAGACTCTAAAACCGTTCTTCGTTTCCTTCTGAAGGCTAGAGAAGGTAATAATAGAAATTTTACTGTTTTAGTGACTGAAGGATTCCCTAACAACGCAACCGTGGCTCATGAATTCGCTAAAAAATTAAGTGAACATGACATTGAGACTATTGTAATCCCTGATTCAGCTGTATTTGCATTGATGTCGAGAGTGGGGAAGGTCATTATAGGAGCTAAAACCGTTTTCACTAACGGTGGAACGATATCTTCGACTGCTGGTGTCTCCTCTGTATGTGAGTGCGCAAGAGAGTTCAGAACACCTGTATTTGCCGTTGCTGGTCTTTATAAACTTTCTCCATTATACCCATTCGATGTTGAGAAGATGGTAGAAATTGGAGGATCTCAGAACGTATTGCCTACAACTGAGAATGATAGAGTAGGTACCGTTGCTTTAGAAACGATAAATCCAATTGCTGACTATATTCCCCCGGAAAACATCGATATTTATATCACCAATATTGGCGGCTTTGCCCCAAGTTTCATATATCGTGTGGTATGGGACAACTACAAACAAGAGGATGTAAACCTCGGGGAAAAAATATAA
- a CDS encoding Ran family GTP-binding nuclear protein (highly similar to uniprot|P32836 Saccharomyces cerevisiae YOR185C GSP2 GTP binding protein (mammalian Ranp homolog) involved in the maintenance of nuclear organization RNA processing and transport interacts with Kap121p Kap123p and Pdr6p (karyophilin betas) Gsp1p homolog that is not required for viability), whose protein sequence is MSAEVPTFKLVLVGDGGTGKTTFVKRHLTGEFEKKYIATIGVEVHPLAFYTNFGEIKFDVWDTAGQEKFGGLRDGYYINAQCGIIMFDVTSRITYKNVPNWHRDLVRVCENIPIVLCGNKVDVKERKVKAKTITFHRKKNLQYYDISAKSNYNFEKPFLWLARKLAGNPQLDFVASPALAPPEVQVDEQLMQQYQQEMEQATALPLPDEDDADL, encoded by the coding sequence atgtcTGCTGAAGTTCCTACTTTCAAGCTAGTTCTAGTCGGTGATGGTGGTACCGGTAAGACAACTTTCGTCAAGAGACATTTGACTGGTGAATTCGAGAAGAAGTACATTGCTACCATCGGTGTTGAAGTGCATCCTTTGGCTTTTTACACCAACTTTggtgaaatcaaattcGATGTCTGGGATACCGCAGGTCAAGAAAAATTCGGTGGTCTAAGAGATGGTTATTATATCAATGCTCAATGTGGTATCATTATGTTTGATGTGACTTCCAGAATCACCTACAAGAACGTTCCAAACTGGCACAGAGATTTGGTTCGTGTTTGTGAAAACATTCCAATCGTTTTGTGTGGTAACAAGGTCGATGtcaaggaaagaaaagttaAGGCCAAGACCATTACCTTCcacagaaagaagaacctACAATACTACGATATCTCTGCCAAGTCCAACTATAACTTCGAAAAGCCATTCTTGTGGTTAGCCAGAAAGTTGGCCGGTAACCCACAATTGGACTTTGTTGCCTCTCCAGCTTTGGCTCCACCAGAAGTCCAAGTCGATGAGCAATTGATGCAACAATACCAAcaagaaatggaacaagCCACTGCTTTGCCATTGcctgatgaagatgatgctgATTTGTAA